A genomic segment from bacterium encodes:
- a CDS encoding lamin tail domain-containing protein, with translation MNIRKSMILTAALSLAFLSVLPGLMAQITIRPMFCPVRLNEIGPNPGSGNDDGREFIELWNRSDDWVDISSWRVADSSSSDTLADYTGAYDVGLPGLEIPPWGFAVIVESDYSGYYNDYLEEYAGVNNFILVRVDDSQIGSILNDTGDTVTVTTHYPSPLTSGYQKLTHTYGAATEGVSIERDRYDQNSWIDSPDPEFGCTPGGINSYQ, from the coding sequence ATGAATATCCGTAAAAGCATGATTCTGACGGCGGCCCTCTCCCTGGCCTTCCTCAGCGTTCTTCCCGGTCTCATGGCCCAGATCACCATCCGCCCCATGTTCTGCCCGGTGCGTCTGAACGAGATCGGCCCCAACCCGGGCAGCGGCAACGACGACGGCCGCGAGTTCATCGAACTGTGGAACCGCAGCGACGATTGGGTCGACATCAGTTCCTGGAGAGTGGCCGATTCCTCCTCCAGCGATACCCTGGCCGACTACACCGGGGCGTACGACGTCGGTCTTCCGGGCCTGGAGATCCCCCCCTGGGGATTCGCCGTCATCGTCGAGTCCGACTACAGCGGCTACTACAACGATTACCTGGAGGAATACGCCGGGGTGAACAACTTCATCCTGGTCCGGGTCGACGACAGCCAGATCGGATCCATCCTCAACGACACCGGGGACACCGTGACCGTGACCACGCACTATCCTTCGCCCCTCACCTCCGGCTACCAGAAACTGACGCACACCTACGGCGCCGCGACCGAGGGGGTTTCCATCGAGCGCGACCGTTACGATCAGAATTCCTGGATCGATTCCCCCGACCCCGAGTTCGGCTGCACGCCGGGGGGGATCAATTCCTATCAATAA